TCACTGAGCTCAGAATCTTGGGTGACAGAAAGTCGAAAAGGGTAACCGAATTCGATGGGTTTTCGATTCCTAATCAAACCCTATCAGAAACCTTCTCTGTGGATTCTTTTGTAGCCACCCTGGCAAGGTTAACTGGTTTGAGGGTTCTTGTTTTGGAGTCTTTGGGCATCTGGGGCCCACTTCATGCCAAGATCCAGAGGCTGTATTCACTTGAGTATTTGGATTTGAGTGGAAACTACTTGTTTGGTTTTATTCCTCCTCAGATTTCAAGATTGGTGAAGATTCAAACCCTTGATCTGGATGGCAATTTCTTGAATGGAACTTTCCCTGGTTGGTTCTATTCTCTACCAAATTTAACCTATTTAAGCTTAAGAGAAAACCACTTGAGTGGTCTTATACCATCTTCAAGACATGGGAGCATATTGCTTCATCTTCAACACCTTGACCTTTCATTCAATCATCTGAATGGACCACCTCCTTCTGCACTTTTCTCTTTGCCCAACATCAGTTACTTAAATTTGGCATCAAATATGTTTACTGGATCACTTCCCAACCATTTGACTTGTGGCAATCAACTTCAGTTTGTAAATATATCTAATAACAGGATCAAGGGGTTGTTGCCTTCTTGTTTGAGTAATGCATCAGACAAGAGAGTTATTAACTATGGTGGGAATTGCTTGTTAACTGGGGTGGGAAATCAGCAGCCAGAGTCATATTGTGAAGAAGTTCATGTCGAGAGGAAAGAAtccaaagccaaagggaagggTGTGGGAATATTAGTGGGTGTCATTGGAGGAATTTTTGCGGTTGTGTTGGTTTTGGCTTTTGGATTTCTTCTTGTTTGCAGAAGGTATTGCCCTAGCGGATCATCGGAGCAACATTTGCTGCACAAGGCTGTGCATGACAATTCGGTGATGGGGTTGTCATCGGATATATTGACCAGTGCAAGTAGGTCACTGATTGCCTAAAGCTCTCTTTTATCCCTTGTTCTATGCATAGGTCAATTAATACACATTTGAAAACTTACTTTGACACTTAGTGCCTTCATTCCTTCTAAAGAGCATATTCACCGCTTTTGCCACTTTGGCAATGCCATTGCCGAGATTTTGGCTGGCTGCATTGTCGTTTTATCGTTTTTTTAGCAATGTTGCTCTATCGAGTGTGATACTACTCAGACACAAATACTCATTTTCTAATGTTCAATTGAAAGCATTGGTGATCGAAAGCATTGACAGTGATGTGGGAATTTAGACATTGACAAATTTTGGCAAGAACTTTGGCTCAACCAATCGAGCTCCTATTTTGGTGAGCTGTAGCCAAATTTCAGCTTTGGCAAGGAATATAGCTCGCCACTGGAGCTGTTCTAAGGGGTTTTGGCAAAAGTTTGTATATTAAGAAATTCCGATTTGCAGTTTATAAGTGGTGTCTTCTTTTGCCCAGGGTATATTTCTCAAGCAGCAAACTTAGGCTCTGAAGGTATACCAGTTTGTCGGTTGTTTAGCTTAGAAGAACTAATGGAAGCTACAAACGACTTCGACAAGTCTTACATAATGGGCGAAAGTTCATATGGGAAGGTAATATCCAAGAATAAATATGCTTTAGAA
This DNA window, taken from Rhododendron vialii isolate Sample 1 chromosome 8a, ASM3025357v1, encodes the following:
- the LOC131335143 gene encoding probable inactive leucine-rich repeat receptor-like protein kinase At3g03770 yields the protein MGWSSSCLLVCLSWVFFVQSTHQLQSSQTQVVLQLRKHLEYPKQLEIWSNRSTDFCFLSSEQANMTCQNNFVTELRILGDRKSKRVTEFDGFSIPNQTLSETFSVDSFVATLARLTGLRVLVLESLGIWGPLHAKIQRLYSLEYLDLSGNYLFGFIPPQISRLVKIQTLDLDGNFLNGTFPGWFYSLPNLTYLSLRENHLSGLIPSSRHGSILLHLQHLDLSFNHLNGPPPSALFSLPNISYLNLASNMFTGSLPNHLTCGNQLQFVNISNNRIKGLLPSCLSNASDKRVINYGGNCLLTGVGNQQPESYCEEVHVERKESKAKGKGVGILVGVIGGIFAVVLVLAFGFLLVCRRYCPSGSSEQHLLHKAVHDNSVMGLSSDILTSARYISQAANLGSEGIPVCRLFSLEELMEATNDFDKSYIMGESSYGKIHKGRLENGAQVAIRCLTVSKKYTVRNLKLRLELLAKLRHPHLVCLLGFCINGGGRDESNANEVYLIYEYVPNGNYRAHLSDNSPEKTLKWADRLSALIGVAKAVHFLHTGIIPGFFNNRLKANNILLNEHLMAKLSDYGLSIVIAEDEDHNEAKGQGLNSWQMKSLEDDVYSFGFILLESIVGPTVSARREAFLQNEMVSFGSQEGRRRIVDPLVLSSCSQESLMIVIDITNKCLSPDSSTRPSFEDVLWNLQYAAQVQANADGDQRS